The Clostridium septicum genome contains a region encoding:
- a CDS encoding STAS-like domain-containing protein — translation MNIKVRDILGENIYIEDAILLREIIRNNINEGILLDFDGFERVPSTFLNCLLSDLIYKFGREFIFKQIGVKNLSNYSDYSRVVLGTTFN, via the coding sequence ATGAATATAAAGGTTAGAGATATACTTGGTGAAAATATTTATATAGAAGATGCTATTTTATTAAGAGAAATCATAAGAAACAATATTAATGAAGGAATACTATTAGATTTTGATGGATTTGAAAGAGTTCCATCAACATTTTTAAATTGTTTATTAAGCGACTTAATTTATAAATTTGGAAGAGAGTTCATTTTTAAACAAATAGGAGTTAAAAATTTATCAAATTATAGTGATTATTCAAGAGTAGTTCTAGGAACTACATTTAATTAA
- a CDS encoding helix-turn-helix domain-containing protein, with translation MSRVGEKIKEARLKSGMTQKVLAKKLGVAEKYLNEVEMGRKVAQESFINRAAKILKTDLNDISMVVTDEALMEERKTLSNTPVKPIKNRVEQDEVWTNAFSTVLKNVPIFDYSLNNPKGFRELPIHSNKVEGYHQDKVIYIEVQDDEMTGFRMLKGDLVFSHLVKEITNNGIFLVNYKGQTKIRQIKSIGNSKVLLVSNGGSLLTETMDIKEIQVIAKLERIEITL, from the coding sequence GTGAGTAGAGTCGGGGAGAAGATTAAAGAAGCAAGGCTTAAAAGCGGTATGACTCAAAAGGTATTGGCTAAAAAATTAGGCGTTGCTGAAAAGTATTTAAATGAAGTAGAGATGGGAAGAAAAGTTGCTCAAGAATCATTTATTAATAGAGCAGCTAAAATATTAAAAACTGATTTAAATGATATTAGTATGGTGGTGACAGATGAAGCATTAATGGAGGAAAGAAAAACTTTATCTAATACTCCTGTTAAACCGATAAAAAACAGAGTTGAACAAGATGAAGTTTGGACTAATGCATTTTCAACAGTTTTAAAGAATGTTCCTATATTTGATTATAGTTTAAACAATCCAAAGGGATTTAGAGAATTACCAATACATTCAAATAAAGTAGAAGGATATCATCAAGATAAGGTTATATATATAGAAGTACAAGATGATGAAATGACAGGCTTTAGAATGTTAAAAGGAGATTTAGTTTTTAGTCACCTTGTAAAAGAAATAACTAATAACGGTATTTTTCTAGTTAATTATAAAGGTCAAACTAAAATAAGACAAATAAAGAGCATAGGTAATTCCAAAGTATTACTTGTAAGTAATGGAGGTAGTTTATTAACAGAAACTATGGATATAAAAGAAATACAAGTAATAGCTAAATTGGAAAGAATAGAAATAACTTTATAG
- a CDS encoding peptidylprolyl isomerase, whose product MKNPVVTINMENGGVIKAELYPEIAPNTVRNFIDLINRGFYDGIIFHRVIPGFMIQGGCPEGTGMSGPGYSIKGEFTRNRFKNDLKHTRGVLSMARTMIPDSAGSQFFIMTQDSPHLDGQYASFGKVLEGMETVDEIVNTKRDYNDKPYEDQKIKTMTVDTFGETYDAPQIIED is encoded by the coding sequence ATGAAGAATCCAGTAGTAACTATAAATATGGAAAATGGGGGAGTTATAAAAGCCGAATTATATCCAGAAATAGCTCCAAATACAGTTAGAAATTTTATTGACTTAATCAATAGAGGATTTTATGATGGGATAATATTTCATAGAGTAATTCCTGGTTTCATGATTCAAGGGGGATGCCCAGAGGGAACAGGAATGAGTGGTCCAGGATATAGTATAAAAGGTGAATTTACAAGAAATAGATTTAAAAATGATTTAAAACATACAAGAGGAGTATTGTCAATGGCAAGAACTATGATTCCAGATTCAGCAGGAAGTCAGTTCTTTATAATGACTCAAGATTCACCCCATTTAGATGGACAATATGCATCTTTTGGTAAGGTTTTAGAAGGTATGGAAACTGTTGATGAAATAGTTAATACTAAGAGAGATTATAATGATAAACCTTATGAAGATCAAAAAATAAAAACTATGACAGTTGACACATTTGGTGAAACTTATGATGCACCACAAATAATAGAGGATTAA
- a CDS encoding DUF3783 domain-containing protein, giving the protein MLDNNKCILTYRIPQKELNTLQIEEIKIIEISPEIVEMKIIDILEGFRFPTFNPYPIREKVILFNNFSDRELKSTIKDIRKNTKDGLLAVVTPTSIEWKFNDLVKHLVEEKEWFLNQQKGSL; this is encoded by the coding sequence ATGCTTGATAATAATAAGTGTATCTTAACTTATAGAATCCCTCAAAAGGAACTAAACACTTTACAAATAGAGGAGATAAAGATAATAGAAATTTCACCAGAAATAGTTGAAATGAAAATCATAGACATATTAGAGGGTTTTAGATTTCCTACTTTCAATCCGTATCCTATAAGGGAAAAGGTTATTCTATTTAATAATTTTTCAGATAGGGAATTAAAATCAACTATTAAGGATATAAGAAAGAACACTAAAGATGGATTATTAGCAGTTGTAACTCCAACATCAATAGAATGGAAGTTTAATGATTTAGTAAAACATTTAGTAGAAGAAAAAGAATGGTTTTTAAATCAACAGAAGGGAAGTTTGTAA
- a CDS encoding S8 family peptidase has protein sequence MSIIETTINNPNVGEGLGALKNVPKTILNKLGVTANSGYLNQSEVEVIIISGESVDNISRFVESLGGKYEALDYGFAIVTIPVDKLTQLAANENIQYIELPKSLYTTDEQSNRAACVQRARTSFNIQGEGVLIGFIDSGIDYTHRAFRNEDGTTRIEYIYDISDGGFIYNKAQINEALKSNDPFSIVKSYDLTEHGTHVAGIACAGGNINPEYYGVAPKSSIAMVKCTRGAYALSTNIMRGLKFLIDKGKELRMPLSVNISLSTNDGAHNGTSLLEQYISTVATLERITISIAAGNEGEAAHHVGGNLKEQNRISFNVASDESIVVINLYKPVLPNLKIRIVSPTGATSGDIDIKEGFYEGNIGRDRYQVFDTGPKPFDIIGETVISLVTNAQYLSSGQWDINMTVTNNYDGIFDMWLPISEGLNEKTKFLQPTVLNTLGIPATVSNIIAVGSYNYRTNNISSFSGRGKPVVFAPMRPDLVAPGEGIMSTVPDNRFDVKSGTSMATPHVAGIVALLMQWGIVKGNDPYLYGERLKYHLINAAKRTRIDVTYPDPSWGYGEVCAYDSIELIINILGYMGLRSEESLDKKNTYLDNEWWRDIKKDIIEQFGNSSEQVGFIVEYYSKQKFLEIGKLPNTFAVILDGKFGIVFTPFNKVLDVKPYVREIMPIEIPAIYTLTELSPVDASGANLFYNNPLITLNGKGVVIGIIDTGIDYLNEEFIKEDDTTRILRIWDQTLNGDKDVYAAKFGVEYTDSQINEAIRVSKAGGDPYSIVVSKDEIGHGTMVAGVAGGRGKNPHLIGAAPDCEFAIVKLKPASNAFLNYAGVKPGVGRYTTVDILMGLRYLSKLSADIKKPMIIYIPLGTNTGAHDGTSVIETYIDAISRRLGVICVVGTGNQGDTDTHTEGKFEKPGQIKSLELKVGKTQKNMNFQIFIRQPDRISLGVVSPSGEVIDRIPAKLGKIEKAKFIYEGTDIKITYIYPDYSTGDEIINVELRNLKDGIWQFRLYGDYIVDGQYWSWIPQRNLLDPETKFLNPSQYTTLAIPATSRSALVASFYNQNNNATVGQAGRGFTRDGRVKPDIAAGGINALVTVPGGGTKIASGSSIGSAVLAGCCALLLQWAIVEGNDPSIYATEVRTYIIRGAKMRPGDLYPNEQWGYGILNMKGIFDAIRGNLVGGIGSTRGIDNNDKYEEYNIGKLFIRIPRI, from the coding sequence GTGAGTATTATAGAGACAACAATTAATAATCCTAATGTAGGTGAAGGATTAGGAGCATTAAAAAATGTACCCAAAACAATATTAAATAAATTGGGTGTTACTGCGAATTCTGGATATTTAAATCAATCAGAAGTTGAAGTTATAATTATTTCAGGTGAAAGTGTGGATAATATTTCACGATTTGTGGAGAGTCTAGGAGGAAAATATGAAGCATTAGATTATGGATTTGCAATTGTGACTATACCTGTTGATAAGTTAACACAGTTGGCAGCTAACGAAAATATTCAATATATAGAACTCCCTAAAAGTTTATATACTACAGATGAGCAGAGTAATAGAGCAGCCTGTGTACAACGAGCTAGAACTAGCTTTAATATTCAAGGAGAGGGAGTTCTAATTGGTTTTATAGATTCAGGAATAGATTATACTCATAGGGCTTTTAGAAATGAGGATGGAACAACAAGAATAGAATATATTTATGATATAAGTGACGGTGGATTTATTTATAATAAGGCACAAATAAATGAGGCACTTAAATCAAATGATCCATTTTCAATAGTTAAATCTTATGATTTAACAGAACATGGAACTCACGTAGCTGGGATTGCTTGTGCAGGTGGAAATATAAATCCTGAATATTACGGGGTAGCTCCTAAGAGTTCAATAGCCATGGTTAAATGCACCAGGGGAGCTTATGCACTTAGTACAAATATAATGAGAGGATTAAAATTCTTAATAGATAAGGGCAAAGAATTAAGAATGCCCTTATCAGTAAATATAAGTTTAAGTACAAATGATGGAGCTCATAATGGAACAAGTTTATTAGAGCAATATATTTCTACAGTAGCAACACTAGAACGAATAACTATATCAATAGCGGCAGGAAATGAAGGAGAGGCTGCACATCATGTTGGAGGTAATCTTAAAGAGCAAAATAGAATATCTTTTAATGTGGCAAGTGATGAATCAATAGTAGTTATAAATTTATATAAACCTGTATTACCTAACTTAAAAATTAGAATAGTTAGTCCTACAGGAGCAACTAGTGGGGATATAGATATTAAAGAAGGTTTTTATGAAGGAAATATAGGTAGGGATAGATATCAAGTATTTGATACTGGACCAAAGCCTTTCGATATAATAGGAGAAACAGTAATAAGTTTAGTTACTAACGCTCAATATTTATCCTCTGGCCAATGGGATATTAATATGACTGTTACTAATAATTATGATGGAATATTCGATATGTGGTTACCTATATCAGAAGGATTGAATGAAAAAACTAAGTTCTTACAACCTACAGTTTTAAATACATTAGGAATTCCTGCCACTGTATCAAATATAATAGCGGTAGGAAGTTATAACTATAGAACTAACAATATATCGTCTTTCAGTGGGAGAGGAAAGCCGGTAGTATTTGCACCAATGCGGCCAGATTTAGTTGCTCCTGGTGAAGGAATAATGTCAACAGTACCTGATAACAGGTTTGATGTTAAGAGTGGAACATCAATGGCTACTCCTCATGTGGCAGGAATAGTAGCTTTACTTATGCAATGGGGGATAGTAAAAGGAAATGACCCTTATCTTTATGGAGAAAGGCTAAAATATCATCTAATAAATGCAGCAAAAAGAACAAGGATAGATGTAACATATCCAGATCCATCATGGGGGTATGGAGAAGTATGTGCTTATGACAGTATAGAATTAATTATAAATATATTAGGTTATATGGGATTAAGATCAGAGGAATCTCTGGATAAAAAAAATACTTATTTAGATAACGAATGGTGGAGAGATATAAAAAAAGATATTATAGAACAATTTGGAAATTCAAGTGAACAAGTAGGATTTATAGTGGAATATTATTCTAAACAAAAGTTTTTAGAAATAGGTAAACTACCAAATACTTTTGCTGTTATTTTAGATGGAAAGTTTGGAATAGTTTTTACTCCATTTAACAAGGTATTAGATGTAAAACCATATGTTAGAGAGATAATGCCAATAGAAATTCCTGCAATATATACATTAACAGAATTATCTCCAGTAGATGCCAGTGGAGCAAATTTATTTTATAATAATCCTTTAATAACTTTAAATGGAAAAGGTGTTGTTATTGGAATAATAGATACTGGTATAGATTACTTAAATGAAGAATTTATTAAAGAAGATGATACTACAAGAATATTAAGAATATGGGATCAAACTTTAAATGGAGATAAAGATGTTTATGCGGCTAAATTTGGTGTTGAATATACAGATTCTCAAATAAATGAAGCAATTAGAGTTAGTAAGGCTGGAGGGGATCCATATTCAATAGTTGTTAGCAAAGATGAAATAGGGCATGGAACTATGGTTGCAGGAGTGGCAGGAGGAAGAGGAAAAAATCCCCATTTAATAGGGGCAGCTCCAGATTGTGAATTTGCCATAGTTAAATTAAAGCCTGCTTCAAATGCATTTTTAAATTATGCAGGAGTAAAACCAGGAGTAGGAAGGTATACTACAGTAGATATTTTAATGGGATTAAGATATCTATCAAAATTATCAGCTGATATAAAAAAACCAATGATTATTTATATACCATTGGGAACTAATACAGGGGCACATGATGGGACTTCAGTAATAGAAACTTATATTGACGCTATTAGTAGACGACTTGGAGTAATATGTGTCGTTGGTACGGGTAATCAAGGAGATACAGACACTCATACTGAAGGGAAATTCGAAAAACCTGGACAAATAAAATCTTTGGAATTAAAAGTTGGGAAAACTCAAAAAAATATGAACTTTCAAATTTTTATAAGGCAACCAGATAGAATTTCTTTAGGGGTAGTATCTCCATCTGGTGAGGTAATAGATAGAATTCCAGCAAAATTAGGAAAAATAGAAAAGGCTAAATTTATTTATGAAGGAACTGATATAAAAATAACATATATTTACCCTGATTATTCTACTGGTGATGAGATAATTAATGTGGAACTTAGAAATTTAAAAGATGGTATATGGCAATTTAGATTATATGGAGATTATATTGTAGATGGTCAATATTGGAGTTGGATACCACAGAGAAATTTATTGGATCCAGAAACAAAATTTTTAAATCCAAGTCAGTACACTACATTAGCAATACCTGCTACATCTAGATCAGCATTAGTAGCATCTTTTTATAATCAAAACAATAATGCTACAGTAGGACAGGCTGGCAGGGGTTTTACAAGAGATGGTAGAGTAAAACCAGATATTGCAGCTGGTGGAATTAATGCATTAGTAACAGTTCCAGGAGGAGGTACTAAAATAGCTAGTGGTTCATCAATTGGATCTGCAGTATTAGCAGGATGTTGTGCTTTGCTTTTACAATGGGCAATAGTAGAGGGAAACGATCCATCAATATATGCTACTGAAGTAAGGACATATATAATAAGAGGAGCTAAAATGAGACCTGGAGATTTATATCCTAATGAACAATGGGGATATGGAATATTGAATATGAAGGGTATTTTTGATGCAATTAGAGGGAATTTAGTTGGGGGAATAGGTTCAACAAGGGGTATAGATAATAATGATAAGTATGAAGAATATAACATAGGTAAGTTATTTATTAGAATACCTAGAATTTAG
- a CDS encoding IS256 family transposase — protein sequence MTRKIDTNFDYNEEIKRCKTIDDVMGKNGLIQRLVKDVLENILEGEMEEHLGRNKYERVEVVDQTKKNYRNGYSRKNLRSSFGDVDLDVPRDRNAEFEPQIIKKYETVCTELDKKIISLYAKGMSTSDIQAEIEDLYGITISPSMVSKITDKVLASAAEWQNRALDKIYPIVYLDAMYFKVRSNGKIVNKAVYICLGYTMEGYKDILGIWVDEAEGAKFWLGICNDLKNRGVKEILIACMDGLKGLPQAIKTVFPSVNIQTCIVHQIRNSIKYIASKDKKAFMKDLKEVYKATTEELALAQLDNLKERWGDKYGIVIDSWYNNWSNLSTFFDFSPTIRKMIYTTNILEGFNRQIRKFTKVRVIFPTDESLNKCVYLATMEILEKWTQPIHNWGATLAELSIIFEDQLKDELA from the coding sequence ATGACAAGAAAAATTGATACCAACTTTGATTACAACGAGGAAATTAAAAGATGTAAAACAATCGATGATGTGATGGGTAAAAACGGATTAATACAAAGATTAGTTAAAGATGTTCTTGAAAATATATTAGAAGGTGAAATGGAAGAACATCTAGGAAGAAATAAATATGAACGTGTAGAAGTAGTTGATCAAACTAAGAAGAACTACAGGAATGGTTATAGTCGCAAAAATTTAAGAAGTTCCTTCGGTGACGTCGACCTAGACGTACCCCGTGATAGAAATGCTGAATTTGAGCCACAAATTATAAAAAAATATGAAACTGTGTGTACTGAGTTAGATAAAAAGATTATATCTTTATATGCTAAAGGTATGTCAACATCTGATATTCAGGCTGAAATTGAAGACTTATATGGAATAACTATATCACCATCGATGGTATCTAAAATAACTGATAAAGTGCTTGCTAGCGCCGCCGAATGGCAAAATAGAGCATTAGATAAAATATATCCAATAGTTTATTTAGATGCTATGTACTTTAAAGTTAGAAGTAATGGAAAGATAGTTAACAAGGCTGTCTATATATGCTTAGGATACACTATGGAAGGATATAAAGATATTTTAGGTATATGGGTTGATGAAGCTGAAGGTGCTAAATTCTGGTTAGGAATTTGCAATGATTTAAAAAATAGAGGTGTAAAAGAAATTTTAATTGCTTGTATGGATGGATTAAAAGGGCTTCCACAAGCTATAAAAACAGTATTTCCATCAGTAAATATTCAAACATGTATTGTTCATCAAATAAGAAATTCAATAAAATACATAGCTTCAAAAGATAAAAAAGCATTTATGAAAGATTTGAAGGAGGTTTATAAGGCTACAACAGAGGAACTTGCGTTAGCACAGCTAGATAATTTAAAGGAGAGATGGGGAGATAAATATGGAATAGTAATAGATTCCTGGTATAATAATTGGAGTAACCTTTCAACATTTTTCGACTTCTCTCCAACTATAAGAAAGATGATTTATACTACAAATATCTTAGAAGGTTTTAATCGTCAAATACGTAAATTCACTAAAGTTAGAGTCATATTCCCAACTGATGAATCTTTAAATAAGTGTGTTTACTTAGCAACGATGGAGATACTAGAAAAATGGACTCAGCCTATACATAATTGGGGTGCTACGTTAGCAGAGCTATCAATAATATTTGAAGATCAATTAAAAGATGAATTAGCTTAA
- the murI gene encoding glutamate racemase, protein MEKRNMPIGFFDSGVGGLSVMREALKIMPNEDYIYFGDSKNAPYGTKSVKEVRDLTFKAVEFLLSKGAKGIVVACNTATSAAVAELRKVYPELPLVGIEPAIKPAVELKKEGSILIMATPMTLREKKFNLLMDKYREKANIVPVPCAGLMEFIERGILDGEELEIYLTEKLNEYRIPKISSIVLGCTHYPFISKTLSKIVGDDITIIDGGLGTAKEIRRRLEEKRLLTDSKEKGKIQIFNSLECDDAINLSKHLIEIG, encoded by the coding sequence TTGGAGAAGAGAAATATGCCTATAGGTTTTTTTGATTCAGGGGTTGGAGGTCTTAGTGTTATGAGAGAAGCACTTAAGATAATGCCTAATGAAGATTATATATATTTTGGAGATTCTAAAAATGCGCCTTATGGAACTAAATCAGTTAAAGAGGTAAGAGACTTGACTTTTAAAGCAGTAGAGTTTTTATTAAGTAAAGGAGCCAAGGGGATAGTAGTGGCATGTAATACTGCTACAAGTGCAGCAGTAGCTGAATTAAGGAAGGTTTATCCTGAATTACCCCTAGTAGGAATAGAACCTGCCATAAAGCCAGCAGTAGAGTTAAAAAAAGAAGGTAGTATATTAATAATGGCTACACCTATGACTTTAAGAGAAAAGAAATTTAATCTTCTTATGGATAAGTATAGGGAAAAAGCCAATATAGTTCCTGTACCTTGTGCAGGATTAATGGAATTTATAGAGAGAGGTATTTTAGATGGTGAGGAACTTGAAATATATCTAACAGAGAAATTAAATGAATATAGGATTCCTAAAATATCATCAATAGTCTTAGGATGTACTCATTATCCATTTATAAGTAAGACTTTGTCTAAAATAGTTGGAGATGATATTACAATTATAGATGGAGGCCTTGGAACAGCTAAGGAAATTAGAAGAAGGTTAGAAGAAAAAAGATTACTAACTGATTCCAAGGAAAAAGGAAAAATTCAAATATTTAATTCATTAGAATGTGATGATGCTATTAATTTAAGTAAGCATCTTATAGAAATTGGGTAA
- a CDS encoding glutamine synthetase, which yields MKDLIFTISKSNHNKEDLLNIFNNHPEIKFVSFVGVDLSGNDTDEKIPVKLFLEDIENFLHGVAIQTDGSSVVLPGIATLNDAKVDMVTDLNCNWFIDYNYDHIDPLTNKPVGTLRIPSFLFHNQKAVCSRHILTSAVDTFKSTLLSIFKNKPETLTPFGITINDIDEVVITSASELEFWVKTPNDKAEIEELSTSQVLHEHYWTRTKGAVRTALEQCLLLMEEYGFEPEMGHKEVGGVKAKLESTGNFNHIMEQLEIDWKYSDAVQAADNEIFVKILVQEIFRRNGLEVTFKAKPIDSVAGSGMHIHLGVSLKLKNGKRINLFNATKEDFLSCIGYGAIMGVLKNYEVMNPFISSTNNSLKRLKPGFEAPICIVTSLGLSPDNPSRNRTVLIGLIRDLQNPLATRFELRSPNPHTNIYLAIAVSYMAMLDGIIYATDNKTEEELLTELSKKAGDDSIYLEKDRAYRSEEDVFEFFTESERNRFFGKAPATIYENLIQLDNNPEKLEILKRNNVMSDALINSFKLAVTQRWATEISHRVIANYSLEVRSYKQLHGNHALDLDVSNWMRINELRHTIMKDTYTNKSLFTKIKVALAEEDFATASDLYLKLDDMMSELRDLYTQYKKNLLDI from the coding sequence ATGAAAGATTTAATATTTACAATTTCAAAGTCAAACCACAATAAAGAAGATTTATTAAATATATTTAATAATCATCCAGAAATTAAATTTGTGTCTTTTGTCGGAGTTGATTTATCGGGAAATGATACAGATGAAAAGATACCTGTAAAATTATTTTTAGAAGATATAGAAAACTTTCTTCATGGTGTTGCTATCCAAACCGATGGTTCTTCAGTTGTTCTTCCTGGTATAGCTACTCTTAATGACGCTAAAGTAGATATGGTTACAGACCTTAACTGTAATTGGTTCATTGACTATAACTACGATCATATTGATCCATTGACTAATAAGCCAGTTGGAACATTAAGAATACCTTCATTTTTATTTCATAATCAAAAAGCCGTTTGTTCAAGACATATCTTAACATCTGCAGTAGATACCTTTAAATCTACTCTCCTTTCAATCTTTAAAAATAAACCCGAAACATTAACTCCCTTTGGAATAACTATTAATGATATAGATGAAGTTGTTATAACATCTGCATCTGAGCTTGAATTTTGGGTTAAAACACCTAATGACAAGGCTGAAATTGAAGAATTATCAACATCACAAGTTTTACATGAGCATTATTGGACTAGAACTAAAGGTGCTGTTAGAACTGCTTTAGAACAATGCTTATTACTTATGGAGGAATACGGGTTCGAACCTGAAATGGGGCATAAAGAAGTCGGTGGAGTTAAAGCTAAATTAGAGTCTACAGGAAACTTCAATCATATAATGGAACAACTTGAAATTGATTGGAAATATTCCGATGCTGTTCAAGCTGCTGACAACGAAATATTTGTAAAAATACTTGTTCAAGAGATATTTAGAAGAAATGGTCTTGAGGTAACTTTTAAAGCTAAACCTATAGATAGCGTTGCTGGTTCAGGTATGCATATTCATTTAGGGGTAAGCTTAAAACTTAAAAATGGAAAAAGAATAAATTTATTCAATGCTACTAAAGAAGATTTTCTAAGTTGTATTGGTTATGGTGCTATAATGGGAGTTCTAAAAAACTACGAAGTTATGAATCCTTTTATATCATCAACTAATAATTCATTAAAAAGATTAAAACCAGGATTTGAAGCTCCAATATGTATAGTTACTTCTCTTGGTTTAAGTCCTGATAATCCTTCAAGAAATAGAACTGTTCTTATTGGACTTATTAGGGACTTACAGAACCCGTTAGCTACTAGATTTGAACTTAGATCACCTAATCCTCATACTAACATATACTTAGCAATAGCAGTCTCTTATATGGCTATGCTTGATGGAATAATATATGCTACTGATAATAAAACTGAAGAAGAATTACTAACTGAATTATCTAAAAAGGCAGGTGATGATTCAATCTACTTAGAAAAGGATAGAGCTTATAGAAGTGAAGAAGATGTATTTGAATTCTTTACAGAAAGCGAAAGAAATAGATTTTTCGGGAAAGCTCCTGCTACAATATATGAAAATCTAATTCAATTAGATAATAATCCAGAAAAACTAGAAATTTTAAAAAGAAATAACGTTATGAGCGATGCTTTAATTAATAGCTTTAAATTAGCAGTTACTCAAAGATGGGCAACTGAAATTTCACATAGAGTTATAGCAAATTATTCTTTAGAGGTTAGATCTTATAAACAACTGCATGGTAATCATGCTTTAGATTTAGATGTGTCAAATTGGATGAGAATTAATGAACTTAGACATACTATAATGAAAGATACTTATACTAATAAAAGTTTATTCACTAAGATAAAGGTCGCTTTAGCAGAAGAAGATTTTGCTACTGCTTCTGATTTATATCTAAAGCTTGATGATATGATGTCAGAATTAAGAGATTTATATACTCAATATAAGAAGAATTTATTAGATATTTAA